The DNA sequence tcaaaatatgtaatacTTAAATCTTCCAGATTGTCCTATTTTGGCCTTGATTTACTACATCTTTAAATTAATATCTGAGGCTACATCTTTATTTACTGAGGCTGCCATTGAGACATATGATGACCAAGAAATTTTTACATGAGTTCTACAATTTCCCAAGAGACTAGTGAAAATGTTCTCGCCTATTCTCAGAACCCTATTCCTACCACATTTTACTTTTAGAACAATTCCattacacacatgtatgtatgtgcgtgtgtgtgtgtgtgtctatatatatatattactcaTATGGTGGTTTTCTCAAGTGTGGGGTTTAGAAAATATCCTTAATGAATATTCTTGCTGTGTCTTTAGgaaaattagctttttttttttttcctctggaactAAGCTGAGAAAAAGACTGCAAGAAACTTAGAGCTTTTATCACTTTAAATCTGGATTCCAGTTGGGCAGTtgccagagaagaaaaaattttaaatgactataaCAATTAATTTAGAAAGCTGTCATATTTCACACAACCTTTTCAAGAAAGTTTAGTGATTCTTAGCTTGATAGTTCCATAAAACAGAACTATAATGATTCCATAGAAAGTATTCCATTGTAAAGAAACTTATCTAGATAATAACTTACGAATTGAAGACTTAGGCTTAATGTTCTGGTGTGTGACACTTGGAGCTATTGGTCAGTTCTTATTTTTAATCagtaaatgcattttaaagaaatagttgAACTAAAAAGGAGGCCATTCATGATACTGTTTTGTAACATGataaaaatgttgtataaatCCCTTCGCTCCTCTTTAGGTATTACCTGTCCCAACCCATATCCTCACCCCCTTCCTTAACTTTCATACACTATAAATGCCCCCCAACAGTCTCCTCAACCCTGAATTGACCAAGTAATGCACCAAAAGGCAGATTATGCTTTGGCAAGCAGGAAATTGGACTattctttgagatttttctgAGGTAGTGAGTCTTTCCTCCTCTGCTCTAATGGTTAAGAAATGTCTTAGAAGCTGAGTTAAGAGACAAGTGGAGTGTTGGTCACAGTACTTAAACACTACTCTGAAATGGGTGGTTTATATGATTGGATGATTACCACTTCAGTAGAATCCTGACTGTTATGTGGAGAACTTAAAGATACCGAGATTGCCATGATGAGGATAAGCCACGGTCTCTAAAAAAGTGCTTGTCATACAGTTAGGTGCTCAATAATGTTTGAGGACTAACTGAATGTTTAAGATCTCTGACTTAGCTCAATGAGAttacaagcaaaaacaaacataaaaaaacctAGCCAACTGCAGGCTAGTATCATCAATGGCTAGCTCAATTTCCCTTCTGTATGGAATTTTGGACACCTTTTAAAGTATGGGAGGACTGAGTTTAAACAGTATTGGGCATAGTATAGTGTTCAATTCCATACTGACTCAATTTATCACATACCCTCTTATTTCCATCCTGATTTTACTATCATGATGTGGTTGTGAGATTTCTATCCATAAATAACTTTTCTGAGGACAAAGTGATCCAGTCTCTCTGTTGTTCTTCAAGCTTTTCTGCCAAGCATTTAATCAAGATAGGGTCCACTTTAGAATCAAATTTATTAGCAAACCAATGTCCATCTTTGATAAGCCACCTTAATTCTGCAGCTCCATAAATACACACGCTTCGAAGGTGAGATCCAGTACAACCGGGATAGAAAAAGCCTTCGTAGTAATTCCACTTGACAAGGCGGGTCTTACTCTGCAGATCAGACACATCCTGGGCTGATCTGGAAATCTCCCCAGGTATTCCTGGAATCCGAATCAAGGTAGCCCAAAAGTGCTCATCAGGAGAGTATGTGTCTTTAGACCAGGCAAAAAAGTCTTGAATGACGGAGttgttgaaaatatatttaacaaatgcttgacttaaaacaaaataagcacTGCCAACAAATATCTGGATGTTATGCGGGGGTGCTTCCTTGGAGACGTTTGTCTTTACTGGTAGCTTCACATACTCATAAGGCACCCGTCTGAGTTCATGATGGTAAGTGAATCTTTCCAATTTACTGTTCGGGGGTTTCACTGTCTCCAACATATTTGCTCCATTGAGTTTTTTCAACTCTGACACTAATTCAAAATTTGACTTCAGGGGAAAATCTTGCCCACACAGGTTGATAACATATTTCCACTGGACTGAAGACTTCAGAAGGTCCGACAAGCAATTTAAATCAGCTTGGAGTCTGGAAATGTGGGCATATTCCACAGCCTCTAATTTAGAAGCAATGAAAATATTGGCGAAGCACTTAGCTAAATTGTTCATGGCAACTTTGAAGGAATCAGGTGCCTTACGATCATAATGGATGCAGTAAATATTGTGCTGGTTGTATATAGCATGGATAAGCCTTTCAACCATAATTGCATCTTTGTGGACAACCAAAGAATAGGCTATTGGGaagcttttctcttcctttgaaaCAAGCTTTTGAGCATAACCTCTTAGAGTCTGATAAATGTCACAATCACTAGTCACTGCCACAACATCATCATCCTCCAAGTCAATGATGTCCCTTCTTCTTATTTCCAGAGTCTTACCAATTTCCAAAGGCTCCTGTTCATAGATACCCGAACAGTTAACTTCGTACCTGACTTCATCCTTAACATGAGTGTATCTGTTTCTTACAAAAGGTGAAGTGCTTAGGGAGTACTCAACCAAGTAAATGTCTTTTTGCGGAAAGAGCCGTCTCACGTTTAGAAGCTTTAACAAGGAGAGCAGCCATAGGGTTAAAAACAGGATGAAAACTTTCTGCTGTAGGGTatgtttaaaataacatttgaataTCTTCATTCTgtaagaggagaaagaaataatcCAGTTGGAATATTAAGAGAAAATCAGGTCAGTTTATTCAAAATCTACCACATACTAGGCAGAATGTTGGCCCCAAAGATGAATGAAACAAGGTTTTCACCCTTGAAAGAATCCAGCAATAAGCAGATGGAATTACGAAGAATGGTGGTATTTTGGGGTATTCTGTGTTAACTATACTTAATTTTGAGAGATGTTGATTTC is a window from the Rhinopithecus roxellana isolate Shanxi Qingling chromosome 3, ASM756505v1, whole genome shotgun sequence genome containing:
- the GCNT4 gene encoding beta-1,3-galactosyl-O-glycosyl-glycoprotein beta-1,6-N-acetylglucosaminyltransferase 4 isoform X1, with product MCQKKEMEGYTRMKIFKCYFKHTLQQKVFILFLTLWLLSLLKLLNVRRLFPQKDIYLVEYSLSTSPFVRNRYTHVKDEVRYEVNCSGIYEQEPLEIGKTLEIRRRDIIDLEDDDVVAVTSDCDIYQTLRGYAQKLVSKEEKSFPIAYSLVVHKDAIMVERLIHAIYNQHNIYCIHYDRKAPDSFKVAMNNLAKCFANIFIASKLEAVEYAHISRLQADLNCLSDLLKSSVQWKYVINLCGQDFPLKSNFELVSELKKLNGANMLETVKPPNSKLERFTYHHELRRVPYEYVKLPVKTNVSKEAPPHNIQIFVGSAYFVLSQAFVKYIFNNSVIQDFFAWSKDTYSPDEHFWATLIRIPGIPGEISRSAQDVSDLQSKTRLVKWNYYEGFFYPGCTGSHLRSVCIYGAAELRWLIKDGHWFANKFDSKVDPILIKCLAEKLEEQQRDWITLSSEKLFMDRNLTTTS
- the GCNT4 gene encoding beta-1,3-galactosyl-O-glycosyl-glycoprotein beta-1,6-N-acetylglucosaminyltransferase 4 isoform X2, which codes for MKIFKCYFKHTLQQKVFILFLTLWLLSLLKLLNVRRLFPQKDIYLVEYSLSTSPFVRNRYTHVKDEVRYEVNCSGIYEQEPLEIGKTLEIRRRDIIDLEDDDVVAVTSDCDIYQTLRGYAQKLVSKEEKSFPIAYSLVVHKDAIMVERLIHAIYNQHNIYCIHYDRKAPDSFKVAMNNLAKCFANIFIASKLEAVEYAHISRLQADLNCLSDLLKSSVQWKYVINLCGQDFPLKSNFELVSELKKLNGANMLETVKPPNSKLERFTYHHELRRVPYEYVKLPVKTNVSKEAPPHNIQIFVGSAYFVLSQAFVKYIFNNSVIQDFFAWSKDTYSPDEHFWATLIRIPGIPGEISRSAQDVSDLQSKTRLVKWNYYEGFFYPGCTGSHLRSVCIYGAAELRWLIKDGHWFANKFDSKVDPILIKCLAEKLEEQQRDWITLSSEKLFMDRNLTTTS